In a genomic window of Poecilia reticulata strain Guanapo linkage group LG22, Guppy_female_1.0+MT, whole genome shotgun sequence:
- the kiaa0586 gene encoding protein TALPID3 isoform X1 — protein MLSPAPSDSTAFSPGQSSCSPDTGDVLIRSTRLVLPERRLEPSEIPQPVQITVQKLGDPVRVQSHWAKETQRPRNPGHKPEVVDPARAANDSHTGPLAQSSSSGQELQTSCFKSGGRGVVLGALRQRCHSNHHKREVSVQLLRPRPTPNTSNRWNSPDQSADDAESVSGFQTEASSGRLGDISKTAAAAAAAAVAATAPLMKAQSDIEARMSQLSEGIQTLLHTDREDDGWRQSLSQHTLHRLETLQSQQLQLQSQLLESAIKIVTGQDSIASDSKAKVKDQKPSSSGTRGPAIAPAVMPTDAVAMETCHCDFRPEQSRSNLYLQQHPANPVAASVHLQSLANDTQEAVRRASDMLKQMECLKTEIKRLLTQQEDSPGWLQTQQSQPEPHQSRSKPKEVQVQFHENQLYQSNSDQHQARPSSLQPTDPQNTHPLFQASHVQHRQSQENVGPQLQSQCNQPLSQNLMPITTPPQTGPLLTHQEVQGPSSQSLQTLSHQSQFSLLQRKPGGSSTLEEAGQVLRQARRRKKVLENNLDALLKAKNGEILHCQLEALAANRDLTEEVRIKKTVDAWINALTRDVQTLGHPPPAQGAMPPLDAIHRRAANATKSQQRAAGRGKPVSMPRGTSNQPVMGRGGKDQTAGHRMEAEPAGVPGNLMGSQQNDMDGELYLTRLYGRLPHEGLRRTLKKSPYPRFSSPVSPLGRKQHPRLVESIRGIRLKSCKTQTSFAPVLSQSAGQASQHVHLSLLHSARPVVNSAELATGARAIPLRLPRMDSSSRCEXVQDRASVLPVPLPESKANVNNGANNHQKQQVVPEKPPSSPSHVTEIKAAEPLKDDEDEENSFPGNNFLSVTDVHQKQQVVPEKPPSSPSHIIEIKAAEPLKDDEDEENSFPGNIFLSVTDVHQAENSDVGEEVMVLEGGPSPAPVRFHSPAFPPEAPSSRHAEIVTPVAGRGRTQDILENRLVEWVEQQLMSRMIADMYRPAPPDPAQNDSTDQSELEERSFTSDIVEAAGGGGLQLFVDANISVDSALIRQLVNEVLTETVAQMLSQTRAVATAPEPGPEAPQSEEQEDKAAPLVPTPVPSPPPSRPQLSKDSTPAATPLPSEPSSPVPQDSPQPVTAPEPVATPAATPEPCLPDESSSAAHQVPTPASQKDPQLSLDKLEELESQEHSLALSVAEEEPAVSSPAPAQSQPPQAEPSPVPPPSHLETSSSSSSSSSSSSSSSAVTAETEAALKHISEGELLISVNQLAPLTEEEEVCSFSSSLQEVEDMAFDSSTVEQVGGRSILLTLLTKMDQGVTRRGQRPQPEGSWGREEMEDEVSVGEVRDCGPAKPQNQTRDPTGLNQSSACGQISQPSDVGHLDKQNPQGGARKTGVHLATCRTQGRNEEDKEETDGSVDPDTNSSTSDVF, from the exons GACCCCTGGCTCAGTCATCCTCCTCGGGTCAGGAGCTTCAGACATCATGCTTCAAGTCTGGGGGGCGAGGAGTGGTGCTGGGAGCGCTGAGACAACG CTGCCACAGCAACCACCACAAGAGGGAAGTCAGCGTCCAACTGTTGCGACCAAGGCCGACTCCGAACACATCAAACCGTTGGAACAGCCCTGATCAGAGCGCTGACGATGCAGAGAGTGTGTCGGGTTTTCAGACCGAGGCGTCATCTGGTCGCCTTGGAGACATCAgcaaaactgcagcagctgctgcagccgcagCTGTGGCTGCAACCGCTCCTCTCATGAAG GCCCAGTCAGACATTGAAGCTCGAATGTCTCAGTTGTCTGAAGGCATCCAGACGCTGCTGCACACAGACAG GGAGGATGATGGCTGGAGACAGAGTCTGAGTCAACACACACTGCATCGCCTGGAGACGCTGCAgagccagcagctgcagctgcag agccagcTGCTGGAGTCAGCTATCAAGATAGTGACGGGTCAGGATTCCATTGCCTCAGACTCCAAAG CCAAAGTCAAGGACCAGAAGCCAAGCTCGTCAGGAACCAGAGGGCCTGCTATTGCCCCCGCTGTCATGCCGACGGATgcagttgccatggaaacgtgCCACTGTGACTTCAGGCCAGAGCAATCCAG GAGCAACCTGTATCTCCAGCAGCATCCAGCTAATCCTGTGGCTGCAAGCGTTCATCTTCAGTCTTTAGCAAACGACACTCAGGAAGCGGTAAGGAGAGCCAGTGATATGTTAAAGCAGATGGAGTGTCTGAAGACGGAGATAAAGAGGCTGCTGACC CAGCAAGAAGACTCCCCAGGCTGGCTCCAGACCCAACAAAGCCAACCTGAGCCCCACCAGAGCAGATCCAAGCCAAAGGAAGTCCAGGTTCAGTTCCATGAAAACCAGCTCTACCAGTCAAACTCTGATCAGCACCAGGCCCGGCCAAGCAGTCTTCAACCAACCGACCCTCAAAACACTCACCCCCTGTTTCAGGCTTCCCATGTCCAACACAGACAGTCACAGGAGAACGTGGGTCCACAACTGCAGTCCCAATGTAATCAGCCCCTTTCTCAGAATCTGATGCCCATTACCACACCACCCCAAACTGGGCCCTTATTAACTCACCAGGAAGTCCAGGGTCCATCTAGCCAGAGTCTTCAAACCCTTTCCCATCAGTCCCAGTTTTCACTGCTCCAAAGGAAACCTGGTGGCTCCTCTACGCTGGAGGAGGCAGGCCAGGTTCTCCGACAGGCTCGGAGACGGAAGAAAGTTCTGGAGAACAACCTGGACGCTCTGCTGAAGGCTAAGAACGGAGAAATCCTACACTGCCAACTGGAAGCCTTGGCTGCTAACAG AGACCTAACTGAAGAGGTCCGGATAAAGAAGACAGTGGATGCCTGGATCAACGCTTTAACCAGAGACGTTCAG ACTCTGGGTCATCCTCCCCCTGCTCAGGGTGCCATGCCTCCTCTAGATGCCATTCATCGCAGAGCAGCAAATGCAACAAAgtcccagcagagggctgcagGCAGGGGGAAGCCAGTGAGCATGCCCAGAGGAACGAGTAATCAGCCAGTGATGGGAAGAGGAGGCAAAGACCAGACTGCTGGACACAGAATG GAGGCAGAGCCTGCTGGAGTCCCAGGTAACCTGATGGGCAGCCAGCAAAACGACATGGATGGAGAGCTTTATCTGACTCGACTGTACGGCAGACTCCCTCACGAAGGTCTCAGGCGAACCCTGAAGAAGAGCCCATACCCTCGTTTTAGCTCTCCTGTGTCTCCTCTCGGCAGGAAACAGCACCCCCGCCTGGTGGAAAGCATCAGAG GTATAAGGCTGAAGTCCTGTAAGACTCAGACCAGTTTTGCTCCAGTCCTCAGTCAGTCAGCGGGACAAGCTTCCCAACACGTTCACTTATCCTTACTCCACTCTGCTCGACCTGTGGTGAACAGTGCAGAGCTCGCCACTGGTGCCAGGGCAATCCCACTGC GTCTTCCCAGGATGGACTCCTCCTCCAGGTGTGAGYGTGTTCAGGACAGAGCATCAGTACTTCCTGTTCCTCTGCCAGAGAGCAAGGCGAATGTCAACAATGGAGCCAACAATCACCAG AAGCAGCAGGTGGTTCCAGAAAAGCCCCCATCTTCTCCATCACATGTCACTGAGATCAAAGCAGCAGAGCCTCTAAAAGATGACGAGGATGAAGAAAACAGCTTCCCTGGAAATAACTTTCTCTCTGTCACTGATGTCCACCAG AAGCAGCAGGTGGTTCCAGAAAAGCCCCCATCTTCTCCATCACACATCATTGAGATCAAAGCAGCAGAGCCTCTAAAAGATGACGAGGATGAAGAAAACAGCTTCCCTGGAAATATCTTTCTCTCTGTCACTGATGTCCACCAG GCGGAGAACAGTGATGTGGGTGAGGAGGTGATGGTGTTGGAGGGAGGCCCCTCCCCGGCTCCAGTGCGGTTCCACAGCCCGGCCTTCCCGCCTGAAGCCCCCTCCTCTCGCCATGCTGAGATTGTGACTCCTGTGGCGGGCCGTGGCCGGACGCAGGACATCCTGGAGAACCGGCTGGTGGAGTG ggtggagcagcagctgatgTCCAGGATGATTGCTGATATGTATCGCCCTGCCCCGCCCGACCCCGCCCAGAATGACTCcactgaccaatcagagcttGAGGAGCGGAGTTTCACCTCAGATATTG TGGAAGCAGCAGGAGGTGGAGGTCTGCAGCTCTTTGTAGACGCCAACATCTCGGTGGATTCGGCTTTGATCAGGCAGCTGGTGAACGAGGTTCTGACTGAAACCGTGGCCCAGATGCTGTCCCAGACCAGAGCAGTGGCTACGGctccagaaccaggaccggaaGCACCGCAGTCAGAAGAACAGGAG GACAAAGCGGCTCCACTGGTCCCGACACCAGTCCCATCACCTCCACCCAGCAGGCCCCAGCTCAGCAAAGACTCCACCCCAGCAGCCACTCCTCTTCCATCTGAACCATCCAGCCCAGTTCCCCAGGACTCTCCTCAGCCAGTCACAGCTCCAG AACCTGTAGCTACACCGGCTGCCACACCAGAACCCTGTCTGCCCGATGAAAGCTCCTCTGCTGCTCATCAGGTCCCGACCCCAGCCTCACAGAAGGACCCACAACTTTCACTGGACAAGCTGGAAGAGCTGGAGTCACAGGAACACTCTCT GGCGCTGTCTGTAGCAGAGGAGGAGCCGGCGGTCAGCAGCCCCGCTCCTGCTCAGTCCCAGCCTCCTCAGGCAGAACCCAGTCCTGTTCCTCCTCCCAGTCATCTGGAAACCAgtagctccagcagcagcagcagttccagcagcagcagtagcagcgcTGTAACTGCAGAGACCGAAGCTGCACTCAAACACATCTCAGAGGGCGAGTTACTCATCAGCGTCAACCAGCTGGCCCCTCTGACAG AAGAGGAGGAAGTCTGTAGCTTCTCTAGCTCGCTACAAGAGGTGGAAGACATG GCCTTTGACTCGTCCACTGTAGAACAGGTTGGAGGTCGTAGCATTCTGCTGACCCTGTTGACCAAGATGGATCAGGGAGTCACTCGCAGAGGACAGAGGCCACAGCCTGAG GGCTCCTGGGGgagggaggagatggaggacGAGGTGAGTGTGGGGGAGGTGAGAGACTGCGGGCCGGCAAAACCTCAGAACCAGACCAGAGACCCGACGGGACTGAATCAAAGCTCCGCCTGCGGACAGATCAGCCAGCCGTCAG acgTTGGACATCTGGACAAACAAAATCCACAGGGAGGAGCCAGGAAGACAGGTGTTCATCTGGCCACCTGTAGAACCCAGGGTAGAAACGAGGAGGACAAAGAGGAGACCGACGGGTCAGTGGATCCAGACACAAACTCCTCCACCAGTGACGTCTTCTGA